The Rhodopirellula halodulae genome includes the window GGAAGGCTTCGGTTGCGATGTCAAACAAATACAGCCCATCGTTGTTGCTCACCAACAACTTTCCGTCACTTCGCAAGGGGAACAGGTCGTGTCCGGTGGGTGACTCAGGCAGTTCGTAGGTCTTTTCCAGCGTCAGCTTGCCTTCCGCGTAACCGAAGCGGTACAGCAGGTCGCCGAGCACCCATAAACACTGACGTTGTTTGTCCCAGGTGACGCCATGTGCGTACGGCAACGGCAGGTCGTCGTGTTTGTCCGCACTGTGATGCAGTCTCAGGATGCCATGGTTGCTGTTCGCGGTGACGATGGCACCATCGGGAAGCAATTCCGCCGAATGGCAGCTGCTGTAGCTGGGGTAGTCCTTTACCAATGTCGAATCGGAAAATCGGATCAGGCGTACACGGCCGTGATAGGCCGCCAAGATGAACACTTCGCCTTGATGCGTAACACGTTTCGCATCCGTGGGGATGAATTCAATCGGTTCTTCGTCGATCGCCGGATAGCTCCAAAGTAGCGATTCGTCGGCCGAAGAAGCGGTCGGATTGACCAAACGAATTCGATTGTCAGCCTGGTCCGCGCAAAGGAAGGCCGTCGTTTCAGTCGAAAGGTCGACGTTGCTCGGGCCGTGGTCGTCCGACTGGGCAAGTGCCACGCTGGTGAGCGAGGTCAACAACAGTGTGACGAGGGTTTTCACGGTGAGCCCATTCTTTCTTCTAGCAGTTCTTGGGTCTGGCATGGTCGCCTTTCGCTCCACGAGAATTGCGTCCGATGAAAACGCCTTGGCTTAGCAGCGACCAACGGGTTGAATGCCGGTGCTGAAATCCAGTGAACTGCTACGCGGTTTCTCGTTCCGCGATATCACGTAGTTCCCCGATGCAGGACTTCATCACCTCGATGTCAATCTCGTGGACGTTGATTGCTTCGCCGGGGTTTTTCAGCATTGTGACTGTGAGTCGGCCACCGAGATGCTGTCGAAATTCCTCCAAACCCTGCAGCACATTGTCGGGCGAATTCAATTGGTCACACCACAGGGGAGTGCCCAGGTCCGCGAGCGTTTGGCAAACCGCGTGAGCCAGTGGTTGCGGGAACCCAAACTTGCGAGCGGAATAGAGCGTGTCGAGTGCCACGCCGATTCCGACGGCTTCACCGTGTCGGAGCGCGTAGTTCGTCATCGGTTCCATGCGGTGGGCGGACCAGTGGCCGAAGTCCAGTGGACGAGCTTCCAACGCTTCGAATGGATCGCCACCGGCGGTGATGTGATCCAAATGCAACTGGCAGGACCTAGCGATCGCTTCTTTGGAAACATCCGCGGCGCGGCGACGAAGTTTACTCGCCGACTTGCGAAGAAAATCAAAGAACGCCGCGTCCTTGAGCAAGGCAACTTTGACGGCCTCTGTCAGTCCCGAACGAAAGTCGCGATCGGGTAGGGTACGCAGAATCGCCGTGTCATTGAAGACTGCCCAAGGGACGGCGAACGTTCCGATCCAATTTTTCTTGTCGAAGTAATTGATTGCATTCTTCACGCCCACGCCGGAATCCGCTTGTGCCAAAGTGGTGGATGGCAATCGAATCAGCCGAATGCCACGATGGGCAATCGCGGCAGCAAATCCGACCGCGTCCAGCACGGCCCCGCCACCTGCCACAACGATGTAGCTGCGACGATCCAGGTCGTGTGAATTGATTGCTGCCAGCAGGTCGCGGAGCGTGTGTTCGGAGTTTTTGCAGGACTCGCCGCCGGGAATGATCATCGGTTCGCGAACCAGTCGCAGCCGCTCACTCGTTTGCAGGCGATGAAACAATCCGTTGGCGAACG containing:
- a CDS encoding DUF6528 family protein → MKTLVTLLLTSLTSVALAQSDDHGPSNVDLSTETTAFLCADQADNRIRLVNPTASSADESLLWSYPAIDEEPIEFIPTDAKRVTHQGEVFILAAYHGRVRLIRFSDSTLVKDYPSYSSCHSAELLPDGAIVTANSNHGILRLHHSADKHDDLPLPYAHGVTWDKQRQCLWVLGDLLYRFGYAEGKLTLEKTYELPESPTGHDLFPLRSDGKLLVSNNDGLYLFDIATEAFQLLSNLKWIKSASQHVDGSIWISDPQRTEVGTSWQSDSVILVNPTEPKQRHIISGSKFYKARWWQAVNFSY
- a CDS encoding 3-dehydroquinate synthase → MTDHDISFEVKFVHRLRQTDDVSQGDFSVLEDVLLGEQSTPPKVLFCLDSNLENGAFANGLFHRLQTSERLRLVREPMIIPGGESCKNSEHTLRDLLAAINSHDLDRRSYIVVAGGGAVLDAVGFAAAIAHRGIRLIRLPSTTLAQADSGVGVKNAINYFDKKNWIGTFAVPWAVFNDTAILRTLPDRDFRSGLTEAVKVALLKDAAFFDFLRKSASKLRRRAADVSKEAIARSCQLHLDHITAGGDPFEALEARPLDFGHWSAHRMEPMTNYALRHGEAVGIGVALDTLYSARKFGFPQPLAHAVCQTLADLGTPLWCDQLNSPDNVLQGLEEFRQHLGGRLTVTMLKNPGEAINVHEIDIEVMKSCIGELRDIAERETA